CCTCATGCCGCCTGACAGTTCGTGGGGACGCTTATCCCCCGCGCCGCCCAAATGCACCAGTTCCAAGAGTTCCGTGGCGCGGGCACGCCGGCTGGCCTTGGTGCTGGACTTGTCTGCAAGCTGCAACGCCAACTCAATGTTTCCGCGCGCGGTCAGCCAAGGGAACAGGGACGCGTCCTGAAACATGAAGGCGGCACCGTCGCTGGGTACTTCAAGAGCGCCCGACGTCGGCCTTTCCAGTCCCGCCATGATGTTTAGCAGGGTGGACTTGCCGCAGCCGGACGCACCGAGGAGGGCGACGAACTCGCCCTGCGCGATGGTGGCGTTGACGTCGTCCAGCACCGGGGCGCCGTCGCCGAAGCGCTTGCCCAGGTTCTCGAGTACGACTGGCATGGTCCCGTCCTTCGTGTTGATTGGTAGAGCTGATGTGGCCAAAGGCCGGCCCGCTCCCCCGTTTATTGGGAAGCGGACCAGCCTGTTACTGCTTAGTCCTGGCCGAGACCTGCAGCTGAGGTCTTCTTGCCTTCAACCTCGTTCAATGTGCGAAGGTCGAAGATGCCGTTGATATCGGCCTTCTGAGTGGTTCCGGCTTTGACGCCGTCTTCCAGGAGCTTGTTGTAGGTTCCAGCCAGCGGATCGGTGGTGAACTTGATGTTCTGCAGAGCGCGTTCAATCACGTTCGCGGGAAGCGGCTTGCCTGCCGTGTCCTTGAGAACCGCGTTGATGGTGGTCGCCTTCTCCTCAGCCGAGGCCGAGTTGAGCCAGTTCACGGATTCAACGTGGCCCTTCAGGAGCGCCTTCACGGTTTCCGGGTGTTCGGCAGCGAACTTCTTGTTCACGATCAGGATGGTGGTAGTGAAGTCACCGTTCTCCCAGAGGTCCTTCTCGTCAACCAACACCTTCGCTCCGGCTTCGAGCACCAGACGGGAGGCCCAAGGCTCAGGCAACCACGCGCCGTCGAGCTTTCCGTCTTGGAAGAGCTTCAGCGACTGGGCGTTCTCGGTGGGGTTGATGTTCACGTCGCCGCTGCCATCGGTGTTGGTCTTGAAGCCTTGATCGCCCAACCAGGCTCGGAGGGCCACATCCTGGGTTCCGCCGAGCTGCGGGGAGCTGAGGATCTTGCCTTTGAGGTCGGCTGCGGAGGTGATCTCCGGCTTGACCACCAGCTGGGCACCGCCTGAAGCGGCACCGGCGATGATGCTGATGGACTCGCCCTTGCTCTTGACGAAGGAGTTGATGGCCGGGTTCGGGCCGATGTACGTGGCGTCGATGGCGCCGGCGTTCAAGGCTTCGATTGCGGCGGGGCCGGCGTTGAAGACCTGGGTGCTGAGCTTGGTTTCGCCAAGTTCCTTGGCAATGAGGCCCTGGCTGGTGCCTACCAGCGCGGGGCCGTGCGTGACGTTGCTGAAGTATCCGAGTTTGAGTTCGGCTGCAGGCGTGGTGGTGGGTGCCGGTGCAGCTTGGTTGTTTTGCGAGACAGCGGAAGCAACTGCAGCGCCTGCACCGATCAGCAGCACGAGGCCGACGGCGAGGCCGATTTCCAGTGTGCGGCGGCGCTTGGGCTTGGATGCGGATTCACCGGCGACGATGCGGGTGGTGCCCGTGTTGGGCGACTCGGGTGTGTTAGCCATGGGGGTGGGTCCTTAGGAGATGTGGGATGCGAGAGGGGCGAAGATCAGGCCCCGTGACATCGCCCGTCGAGGGCAAGCAAGGACCATTCCGGAGAGGTCATGCCTTCACAGTAGGGACTGTCATATTTCGGCTTCAATCCCGTAGAAATCAAGGTTCACGCAGGTTCACGTGGCGTCATATTCGTTGCCAGGCCTTCAATGTCGCGTGGAGTTGTGCGGCAGCATCCACCTATGAGATGGGCGCCCCGGTCAAGCCAAAAAGCTGCGTTGCCCGCCAAAGTTCCGTTACCTTGAACGCCCTCCGAAGGACCCCACGTCTTGGTCACAGCATCGTAGGTCTCCCCCGAATTCGGGTACGCCACCAGCGGCTTGGTCGAGGACTTCTGAAGGTTGCCAAGCGCTTCGGTCACCAGTTCCAGCGGCACGCAATTGACGCCGACGGCGGCCACCCGCGGTTCCGCGCTGAGCAGCGCAGTCACGTCAGCAATCGGCGTTCCGTCACTGATGTGGCCGCTGTCCCGCAGCGTGAACGTAAACCAGGATTCGACGTCGAACTCCGCCACGAGCGCCAACAGCGCCTCTGCTTCGGCGTACGACGGCAGGGTCTCGCATGCCAGGAAATCCACGCCGGCCTCCACGAGCGCAGAGATGCGCGGGCGGTGGAAGTCCCGGAATTCCGCGGCGGAAAGCGTGTAATCGCCGCGGTATTCAGAGCCATCAGCGAGGTAGGCGCCGTACGGGCCAACGGATCCGGCCACCAATAAAGGCCCACTCGCTGAACCTTCCGCCAAGGCTTCCTGTCGGGCTTCATCGGCCAGCCGGAAGCTCAACGCCACCAGCTCCAATGACTCTTCAACGGACAATCCGCGCCGCGCAAAACCCAGCGGCGTCGCCTGGTAGCTGGCCGTAATGGCCACAGAGGCACCGGCGTCGAAGTAGTCGCGGTGGACCTGTTTGATCAGGTGCGGCTGCTCCAGCAGGACCTTGGCCGACCACAATGCGTCCTCCAGATCGCAGCCGTGGGCTTCCAGTTCCGTGGCCAACGCACCGTCCAGGACCAGATCCTTGCCGGCGTTGAGGAGCGTGCTGAGCGTGGTGTTCTGTGGCATGGGTCCTTCCCAAAAAGAAAACCGCAGCTTGTTCGAAATTCCCGCCGTACAACGTGAGGAGTCGCGAACAAGCTGCGGTTTTGTGACTACGTGTGACCCTAAATGACGTAACGTTCGTCTTCGTGGTCGCCGGGGTGGTCCTTCACCAAACCAGCGGCAAGAGTGTTGCCGTCGATGGGGTCGATCACCAGGAAAGCGCCGGTGCGGCGGTGGTGCAGGTAGTTCTCCAGCGGCAACGGAGCGGACAGGCGCAGCTGTGCGTGTCCGATGTCGTTGAGCTCCAGATTGGTCGCGGGCTCCACGTTGAACGTGGCCAGGTCAAGCTTGCCCGTGACGTTGCGGACCAGTGCCTGGACGGTGCGCGTACCGTGCTTCACCAGGACCTTCTGGCCTTCGCGGAGCGGCTTCGGTGAAAGCCATGCGAGCGACGCATACAGGTCAGCTGTGCTTTCGCGGACAGTTCCGGCAGCGGCGATAGTGTCGCCACGGGCGATGTCGATCTCGTCGGCCAAACGGACGGCCACTGACTGCGGAGCAGCAGCTTCCTCCAGCGACTGACCGGCAAAGTCGATGCCGATCACCGTGGTGGTGCGAGGTTCGTGGCCCGGGCTGATCACAGAAACTTCGTCGCCAACCTTCACGGAGCCTTCGGTGATCTGGCCTGCGTAGGCGCGGTAATCGCGGTACGCCTCCACATCGAGCCCACCAGCTACAGCGTCGGGAGCGAGGGCACCCTGCGGGCGGATGACCAGCTGGACCGGGAAGCGGAAGCTCTCCAGTTCGGCCTCAAGCTCGTCAGCAGCAGGGAGGGTTTCGAGGACCTCCAGCAGTGCCGGGCCCGTGTACCAAGGGGTGCGCTCAGAGCGGTCCACCACGTTGTCGCCGTCAAGCGCCGAAACGGGAACCACCAGCAGATCAGCAACACCATCGGAACCAAGACCCAGCTCTCGGGCAACCTTCTGCACGTCCGCTTCGATGTCGCGGAACACCTGCTCGCTGAAGTCCACCAGGTCGATCTTGTTCACGGCCACAATGACGTGGGCGACGCGCAGCAACTGCAGCACAGACAGGTGCCGGCGGGTCTGCTCCAGCACACCCTTACGGGCGTCAATGAGTACGACGACGGCATCCGCAGTGGACGCGCCGGTCACCGTGTTCTTGGTGTACTGAACGTGGCCGGGGCAATCCGCCAGGATGAAGCTGCGGCGGTCCGTAGCGAAGTAGCGGTAGGCGACATCGATGGTGATGCCCTGCTCGCGCTCGGCACGCAGGCCGTCGGTCAGGAGGGCCAGGTCAATCCCACCTTTTTCCCCGCCGAAGCCGCGGTCCGCAGAGGTGCGGGCAACGGCGTCGAGCGTGTCAGCAAGAATTGCCTTGGAATCGTGAAGGAGGCGGCCCACCAAAGTGGACTTGCCGTCGTCCACCGATCCGGCAGTGGCGAAACGGAAAAGGGTGGTGGGCAGGGCTGTTTCCAGCCCGGCAGCCAATGTTTCGGTGCTCATTTAGAAGTAGCCGTCCTTCTTGCGGTCTTCCATGGCTGCCTCGGAGATGCGGTCATCTGCTCGGGTGGCGCCACGTTCGGTCAGGGTGGAGGCAGCGACTTCAACAACGACGTCGGCCACGGTGCGTGCGTCGGACTCGACAGCACCTGTGCAGGACATGTCGCCCACCGTGCGGTAGCGCACCAGCTTGGTGATGACTTCCTCGTGCGGCAGCGGCTGGGAAACTTCGCCCACAGCGCGCCACATGCCTTCGCGGGCGAAGACTTCGCGCTCGTGGGCGTAGTACAGGCTGGGAAGCTCGATGTTCTCGCGTTCGATGTAGCGCCAAATGTCCAGCTCGGTCCAGTTGCTGATGGGGAACGCACGGACGTGCTGGCCCACAGTGTGGCGGCCGTTGTACAGGTTCCACAGTTCGGGGCGCTGGTTGCGCGGGTCCCACTGGCCGAACTCGTCGCGGAGGCTGAGGATGCGCTCCTTGGCACGGGCCTTGTCCTCGTCACGTCGGCCGCCGCCGAACACGGCGTCGAACTTGTTGCGCTGGATGGCGTCCAACAGCGGAACGGTCTGCAGCGGGTTGCGAGTGCCGTCGGCGCGCTCGGCAAGCTCGCCGCGGTCGATGAACTCCTGCACGGAGCCAACAACCAACTTCAAGCCAAGGCGCTCAACGGTGCGGTCACGGAAGTCGATGACCTCCGGGAAGTTGTGGCCGGTGTCCACGTGAAGGACCGGAAACGGAACCTTGCCCGGCCAGAACGCCTTGGTGGCCAGGTGCAGCATGACCACGGAATCCTTGCCGCCGGAGAACAGCAGCGCAGGCTTCTCAAACTCGGCAACAACTTCGCGGATGATGTGAATGGCTTCGGACTCGAGGGTGTCCAGTGACGAAAGGCGAGTCGACTGCAGAGCCGAAGCAGCAGATGCCGCCCCGGGAGTGGCATCGGGCCTGTCGAAGCTGGACGCAATGCTGCCTGCAGCATTGCCGTCCAGCGAAGGGGCGGGGGCGGCATCTGCTGCGTAGGCGTCCGTTGACGTTGTTTGGGTGCTCATGTGTGTAGTCCGCATTCTGTCTTGTCGGAACCTGCCCAGCGGCCGGCGCGGGGGTCTTCACCCGGGGCCACTTTGCGGGTGCAGGGCTGGCAGCCGATGGACGGGTAGCCCTGGCTCAGGAGGGGGTTGACGGGAAGGATGTTGTCCTCGGAGTACTCGATCAGCTGATCGAAGGTCCAGTCGACCATCGGGTTCACCTTGACCAGGCCGAAGCCCTCATCCCAGGTGACCACGGGCGTGTTGGTGCGGGTGGGTGCTTCGTCTCGGCGGACACCGGTGAACCACACCTCGTAGCCGGCCAGCGAGCGGCGCAACGGCTGGACCTTGCGCAGCGCGCAGCACTGGGCGGGGTCGCGGGCGAACAGGTCCTTGCCCAGGAGCCTGTCCTGCTGTTCCACAGTGGTTTCGGGAAGGACGTCCACCACGTTGACGCGGAGATTCGCCGCGACTTCGTCGCGCGTCTCGTACGTTTCCTTGAAGTGGTAGCCGGTTTCCAGGAACAAGACATCGACGCCGGGAAGCTGGTCCGCGACCAAAGCCGGCAGGACGGCGTCGGCCATGGAGCAGGCGACCGTGACCGTAGGCAGCTCGAAGTTGCGGGCCACCCAGGCGATGACATCCCGGGCAGGAGCGTTCCAGCCGAGCTCAGCGGCGCCGGATTCGGCCAGGGCCTTAAGTTCCTCATGGGAACGAAGCGCCGGACGGGCTGGTGCGCTGGCGAGGTTGGTAATGGTGACGGGATCTGTCATTGGAGATCTCCTTCATCTGCCGAGTGTGCCCACTCTGCGAAGGTCTGGCCCTCGGCGCCAACGGCGACGAACTTACGGACCACGCGCTCCACATAGTCGGGCAGGTCTTCCACCGTGACCTTGAGGCCGCGGACGGTACGTCCCAAACCGGCTTCCTCGCGCTCGTTGTTGGCCAGCCCGCCACCGAGGTGAACCTGGAAACCCGGGGTGGGGTCGCCGTCGGGCGTTGGCAGCATCATGCCCTTCAGGCCGATATCGGCCGTCTGGATACGGGCGCAGGAGTTGGGGCAGCCGTTGATGTGGAGGGACAGTGCCGACGGGAGCTGCTTGGTTTCCACGAGGTCGGCCAAGCGGCGCTCCAGCTCAGCGATGGCCGTAGCAGCGGTGACCTTGGTTTCCACGATGGCCAGCTTGCAGAACTCGATGCCCGTGCAGGCGATGGTGCCGCGGCGGAACACGGACGGACGAGCCGAGAGGCCCAAAGTGTCCAGTTCGGCGATGAGCGGCTCAACCTGCTCTTTGGCCACGTCCAGGATGACCAGCTTCTGGTGAGGAGTAGTGCGCAGGCGGTAGCTGCCGTGCTTCTCCAAAGTGTCCGCCAGCGTAACGAGTGCCTCGCCGGACGTGCGTCCCACAGTCGGGGTCACGCCGATGAAGAACTTGCCGTCCTTCTGCTCATGAACACCAATGTGGTCACCGGGAGCCGTGGGCTTGGGAGCTGCAGGGCCATCGGGAAGCTTGAAGCCGAGGTATTCGTCCTCAAGGATCTGGCGGAACTTGGCCGGTCCCCAGTCGTTCATGAGGAACTTCAGGCGGGCCTTGGTGCGCATGCGGCGGTAACCGTAATCGCGGAAGATGCTGGTGACGCCGAGCCACACCTCTGCGGCGACGTCGGCGGAAACGAACACACCCAGGCGTTCGGCCAGACGCGGGTTGGTTGACAGGCCGCCGCCAACCCAGAGGTCGTAGCCCGCACCGAGCTCAGGGTGAACCACGCCTACCAAGGCGAAGTCGTTGATCTCATGCACCACGTCCTGGGACGGGTGGCCCGTGATGGCGGTCTTGTACTTGCGCGGCAGGTTAGCCAGCTCGGGATCGCCGATGAAACGCTCGGCGAGCTCGTGGATCAGCGGCGTGGGATCGATGATCTCGTCCTTGGCAATGCCCGCAACCGGGGAGCCGAGGATGACGCGGGGAACGTCGCCACAAGCCTCAGTAGTAGACAGCCCGATACCTTCGAGGCGGCGCCAAATTTCCGGCACGTCCTCAACACGGATCCAGTGCAGCTGGATGTTCTGGCGGTCCGTGAGGTCCGCTGAGCCGCGGGCGAAGTCCACGGAAATCTGGCCAATAACGCGAAGCTGCTCGGTGGTCAGCGCGCCGCCGTCAATGCGCACACGCAGCATGAAGTACTTGTCCTCGAGCTCGTGCGGTTCAAGCGTTGCCGTCTTGCCGCCGTCGATCCCGGGCTTGCGCTGGGTGTAGAGGCCCCACCAACGGAAGCGGCCGTGAAGGTCCGTGCCGTCGATCGAATCAAAGCCTTCTTTGGAGTAGACAGACTCAATGCGCTCACGGACGTTCAGCCCGTTGTCTTCCTGTTTCCAGGTCTCGTTGGCGTTGAGTGGAGCGGTGCCGTCAACCTTCCACTGGCCGTGGGGCTTGGCGGCAGGGCGGGTGCGCGCCCGACGCGAGGGGACTGCGGTGTCCGCGGACGCACCGGCTACAGCTGTATCTGTCATACATCGACTGTAGGTCTGGCCAGTTTTCGCCAGCAAAGGTCCGGAAACGCGAAGTCACCTAGGGAAACATTTCGTCACGAAGGCTTCATCGGCCTTGTTGCAGCGGGCTTCTTATGCAGGTTCATATTGTGGCGCGGTGGCCCTCTTCGTGACGCTTTTTTTGGGTTTTTTCTGGGCTGCGATGCCGGCCCTACGAATTAGTAGCATCCTCTCAAGTCCTGCTTTTCCGGTCCCGGAGGAGCCGTTTTGGGGGGATGTGGTGACGATCAGCTGGGATATTGACC
The sequence above is a segment of the Arthrobacter sp. StoSoilB22 genome. Coding sequences within it:
- a CDS encoding ABC transporter substrate-binding protein, whose translation is MANTPESPNTGTTRIVAGESASKPKRRRTLEIGLAVGLVLLIGAGAAVASAVSQNNQAAPAPTTTPAAELKLGYFSNVTHGPALVGTSQGLIAKELGETKLSTQVFNAGPAAIEALNAGAIDATYIGPNPAINSFVKSKGESISIIAGAASGGAQLVVKPEITSAADLKGKILSSPQLGGTQDVALRAWLGDQGFKTNTDGSGDVNINPTENAQSLKLFQDGKLDGAWLPEPWASRLVLEAGAKVLVDEKDLWENGDFTTTILIVNKKFAAEHPETVKALLKGHVESVNWLNSASAEEKATTINAVLKDTAGKPLPANVIERALQNIKFTTDPLAGTYNKLLEDGVKAGTTQKADINGIFDLRTLNEVEGKKTSAAGLGQD
- a CDS encoding GTP-binding protein, with the translated sequence MSTETLAAGLETALPTTLFRFATAGSVDDGKSTLVGRLLHDSKAILADTLDAVARTSADRGFGGEKGGIDLALLTDGLRAEREQGITIDVAYRYFATDRRSFILADCPGHVQYTKNTVTGASTADAVVVLIDARKGVLEQTRRHLSVLQLLRVAHVIVAVNKIDLVDFSEQVFRDIEADVQKVARELGLGSDGVADLLVVPVSALDGDNVVDRSERTPWYTGPALLEVLETLPAADELEAELESFRFPVQLVIRPQGALAPDAVAGGLDVEAYRDYRAYAGQITEGSVKVGDEVSVISPGHEPRTTTVIGIDFAGQSLEEAAAPQSVAVRLADEIDIARGDTIAAAGTVRESTADLYASLAWLSPKPLREGQKVLVKHGTRTVQALVRNVTGKLDLATFNVEPATNLELNDIGHAQLRLSAPLPLENYLHHRRTGAFLVIDPIDGNTLAAGLVKDHPGDHEDERYVI
- a CDS encoding nitrite/sulfite reductase, which codes for MTDTAVAGASADTAVPSRRARTRPAAKPHGQWKVDGTAPLNANETWKQEDNGLNVRERIESVYSKEGFDSIDGTDLHGRFRWWGLYTQRKPGIDGGKTATLEPHELEDKYFMLRVRIDGGALTTEQLRVIGQISVDFARGSADLTDRQNIQLHWIRVEDVPEIWRRLEGIGLSTTEACGDVPRVILGSPVAGIAKDEIIDPTPLIHELAERFIGDPELANLPRKYKTAITGHPSQDVVHEINDFALVGVVHPELGAGYDLWVGGGLSTNPRLAERLGVFVSADVAAEVWLGVTSIFRDYGYRRMRTKARLKFLMNDWGPAKFRQILEDEYLGFKLPDGPAAPKPTAPGDHIGVHEQKDGKFFIGVTPTVGRTSGEALVTLADTLEKHGSYRLRTTPHQKLVILDVAKEQVEPLIAELDTLGLSARPSVFRRGTIACTGIEFCKLAIVETKVTAATAIAELERRLADLVETKQLPSALSLHINGCPNSCARIQTADIGLKGMMLPTPDGDPTPGFQVHLGGGLANNEREEAGLGRTVRGLKVTVEDLPDYVERVVRKFVAVGAEGQTFAEWAHSADEGDLQ
- the mmuM gene encoding homocysteine S-methyltransferase → MPQNTTLSTLLNAGKDLVLDGALATELEAHGCDLEDALWSAKVLLEQPHLIKQVHRDYFDAGASVAITASYQATPLGFARRGLSVEESLELVALSFRLADEARQEALAEGSASGPLLVAGSVGPYGAYLADGSEYRGDYTLSAAEFRDFHRPRISALVEAGVDFLACETLPSYAEAEALLALVAEFDVESWFTFTLRDSGHISDGTPIADVTALLSAEPRVAAVGVNCVPLELVTEALGNLQKSSTKPLVAYPNSGETYDAVTKTWGPSEGVQGNGTLAGNAAFWLDRGAHLIGGCCRTTPRDIEGLATNMTPREPA
- a CDS encoding ABC transporter ATP-binding protein, yielding MPVVLENLGKRFGDGAPVLDDVNATIAQGEFVALLGASGCGKSTLLNIMAGLERPTSGALEVPSDGAAFMFQDASLFPWLTARGNIELALQLADKSSTKASRRARATELLELVHLGGAGDKRPHELSGGMRQRVALARSLAQDRQLLLMDEPFAALDAITRDLLHDELERIWKETGRTIVFVTHNVREAVRLGQRVLLLSSRPGRVVAEWDVTEEHRTDAGRAGELTGTITRRLREEIRRHAK
- a CDS encoding phosphoadenylyl-sulfate reductase; translation: MTDPVTITNLASAPARPALRSHEELKALAESGAAELGWNAPARDVIAWVARNFELPTVTVACSMADAVLPALVADQLPGVDVLFLETGYHFKETYETRDEVAANLRVNVVDVLPETTVEQQDRLLGKDLFARDPAQCCALRKVQPLRRSLAGYEVWFTGVRRDEAPTRTNTPVVTWDEGFGLVKVNPMVDWTFDQLIEYSEDNILPVNPLLSQGYPSIGCQPCTRKVAPGEDPRAGRWAGSDKTECGLHT
- the cysD gene encoding sulfate adenylyltransferase subunit CysD encodes the protein MSTQTTSTDAYAADAAPAPSLDGNAAGSIASSFDRPDATPGAASAASALQSTRLSSLDTLESEAIHIIREVVAEFEKPALLFSGGKDSVVMLHLATKAFWPGKVPFPVLHVDTGHNFPEVIDFRDRTVERLGLKLVVGSVQEFIDRGELAERADGTRNPLQTVPLLDAIQRNKFDAVFGGGRRDEDKARAKERILSLRDEFGQWDPRNQRPELWNLYNGRHTVGQHVRAFPISNWTELDIWRYIERENIELPSLYYAHEREVFAREGMWRAVGEVSQPLPHEEVITKLVRYRTVGDMSCTGAVESDARTVADVVVEVAASTLTERGATRADDRISEAAMEDRKKDGYF